A genomic stretch from Antarcticibacterium flavum includes:
- a CDS encoding M61 family metallopeptidase — translation MKKLMYFLAVITVTYSCKTTQELEPSTPQQVEVKIDLVNVKDDRVMVTVDPGKFTTNQTTFYIPTTVPGTYSIDNYGTLIEDLKAYDYLGKELLLAKTDDNSWLIDNARDLDKITYWVNDSYDIEGEQGIFSPSGTNIMKNQNFMLNLHGFVGYFDELKEQPYKLIIERPQGLFPGTAMQLSRTMQEPTPSGSFTDTFNARRYFEIIDNPIMYAAADTTHIRTEGINVLLHVYSPGKVYTAQSIKPGIEQMITAQKRFLGDIDNTSNYAILLYLADSDNIDARGYGALEHHTSTVVVLPETMPLQALNKTMTDVVSHEFFHILTPLNVHSNEIHYFDYNDPKMSQHLWMYEGVTEYFAHLFQVNQGLIDNTEFYSRMADKIETSQNFDDTVPFTTMSRNILEEPYKNDYYNVYLKGALIGMALDIRLRELSNGEEGILDLMKDLSERYGKDRPFEDDELIPAIVEMTYPEIQEFFDTYISGSTPIPYEQFLEKVGIEKAESSINTSYFIKGQVPYIDGDPDTGDLFFRKNIALNSFLKELGVQNGDIIRSVNGTEYSIQNVYDLVMQSQAWQESEDISMVVERDGEETTLTGKVIQPTDSVTELKEMELPQDDPRVQLRKAWLLD, via the coding sequence ATGAAAAAATTGATGTATTTCCTGGCGGTAATAACAGTTACCTACAGTTGTAAAACCACACAGGAACTGGAACCAAGCACCCCCCAACAGGTGGAAGTAAAAATTGACCTGGTAAATGTAAAGGATGACAGGGTTATGGTTACCGTCGACCCGGGTAAGTTCACAACCAACCAAACTACATTTTATATTCCCACCACGGTGCCGGGGACCTATTCAATTGATAATTATGGGACATTGATTGAAGATTTGAAAGCATACGATTATTTAGGAAAGGAACTGCTTTTGGCGAAAACAGATGATAACTCCTGGCTTATTGATAATGCCAGGGATCTTGATAAAATTACTTATTGGGTTAATGATTCATATGATATTGAAGGAGAACAGGGGATCTTCTCCCCTTCCGGGACCAATATTATGAAGAACCAAAATTTCATGCTAAACCTGCATGGATTTGTGGGATACTTTGATGAACTAAAAGAGCAACCATATAAATTGATCATTGAGCGCCCACAGGGTCTTTTCCCCGGCACTGCCATGCAGCTTTCCCGCACAATGCAAGAACCAACCCCTTCAGGAAGTTTCACAGATACATTTAATGCCAGGCGCTACTTTGAAATAATAGATAATCCTATTATGTATGCCGCGGCAGATACTACCCACATAAGAACAGAGGGTATAAATGTACTACTGCACGTATACTCTCCCGGCAAGGTTTACACTGCTCAAAGCATCAAACCGGGGATAGAGCAAATGATAACGGCTCAAAAAAGGTTTTTAGGAGATATTGATAATACCTCCAACTACGCAATCCTGCTATATTTAGCAGATTCTGACAATATCGACGCCAGGGGTTATGGAGCTCTTGAACATCATACCTCTACAGTGGTGGTCCTGCCGGAAACCATGCCCCTGCAGGCCTTGAATAAAACAATGACAGATGTGGTCTCCCATGAGTTCTTCCACATTCTTACTCCCTTAAATGTTCATAGCAACGAGATTCATTATTTCGACTATAATGATCCAAAAATGTCACAGCATCTCTGGATGTACGAAGGAGTAACCGAATATTTTGCACACCTCTTCCAGGTCAACCAGGGACTTATAGACAATACCGAATTCTATTCCAGAATGGCCGATAAGATCGAAACGTCCCAGAATTTTGATGACACCGTTCCTTTTACAACAATGAGCAGGAACATCCTTGAAGAACCTTATAAAAATGACTATTACAATGTTTATCTTAAGGGAGCCCTCATAGGAATGGCCCTGGATATTAGGTTGAGAGAGCTTAGCAATGGCGAGGAAGGCATCCTTGACCTTATGAAGGATCTAAGTGAGCGCTATGGAAAAGACAGGCCTTTTGAGGATGATGAACTTATCCCTGCCATTGTAGAGATGACATATCCTGAAATTCAGGAATTTTTTGACACCTATATTTCAGGATCCACCCCGATACCATATGAACAGTTTCTTGAAAAAGTAGGAATAGAAAAGGCTGAAAGCAGCATCAACACCTCTTATTTCATCAAAGGACAGGTTCCTTATATCGATGGTGACCCGGACACCGGGGATCTTTTCTTCAGAAAAAATATTGCCTTAAACTCTTTCCTTAAGGAACTTGGGGTTCAAAATGGAGATATTATTCGCTCGGTAAATGGCACAGAATATAGCATACAAAATGTCTATGACCTGGTTATGCAATCACAGGCATGGCAGGAAAGTGAGGACATAAGCATGGTGGTAGAGCGAGATGGCGAAGAAACTACCTTAACCGGTAAGGTAATCCAGCCAACAGATTCGGTAACTGAATTGAAGGAAATGGAACTGCCACAGGATGATCCAAGAGTTCAATTGAGAAAAGCCTGGTTACTGGATTAA
- a CDS encoding endonuclease/exonuclease/phosphatase family protein, producing MKRKLLFKIFFPLFLFFTNLVLSQAVFINEFHYDNESTDEGEAIEIAGPAGTDLSLYSIVLYNGGNNSAYGTFPLSGLIPDQQNGFGTYVLTFPTNGLQNGAPDGFALVKGEEVIQFLSYEGVMTAEYGPATGMTSVDVGVAEDGNTPVGYSLQLAGEGQDYTQFTWQPEAQNTFGSLNNNQSFGGDPVEPQPEPEPEPEPELPPAPAVDIIFINEIHYDNAGADQQEGVEIAGTAGTDLSGYQILLYNGSATQLKLYNPSTTLEGVIPAQQNGFGTVFFPITGIQNGDPDGIALVDPDGNLLQFLSYGGTFVPVDGPAAGIESTDIGVKQTSSTPIGYSLQLTGEGSSYADFTWAPEAQKTYSAVNTGQTFLSPEPVLFINEFHYDTAGTDSGEAIEVAGTAGLDLSDYSIILYNGSNGASYATIPLEGILENQQSGYGTKQFTHAGIQNGAPDGFALVKGEEVIQFLSYEGVFTATNGPANGLESTDVGVSENSAPVGTSLQLGGNGFKYEDFTWQESLSNTFGNVNTNQSFGGAVVEPEPEVPGEPGTIAYARAAELGTKLTITGTLTVASEFGNTAFIQDETGGIAIFGNLVTEAGLYKIGDSLRITGSRAVFNDLVQISDLESVEYLGEANEPIEPKSISLSQLEAHRGQLVKITDMVFPGPGQLFFGNSNYLVSDASGEGELRITSTVDGLVGKLQPVTCAEVVGVVGRFRTTNQLQPRNEEDLPCAEPYDPTFPGSEISKEFTFDAVTWNIEWFGDEANSPAARNENSDEIQKEAVKAILLELDADVIAVQEISDEVLFEQMVGEMEGYDFILSDATSYPDSPGGQKVGFIYKSETVSVQASRPMMTSVHPFYEGDGSLFQDYPESADRFFASGRLPFLMEAEVTIDGHKEEMKFIALHARANGSTGAQGRYDMRKYDVEVLKDSLDRYFSNDRVMILGDYNDDVDFTVANVSTTVSTYDSYLDDTANYSVLTSILSEEGYRSYAIGDYDDMIDHIMVTDELFDNYIEGSARVHYEFYTSDFVYTASDHFPVSVRLKHKGLTLTAVEVNDATCNGSETGTATVFVTGGIAPYTYSWSNGQETQTATSLPAGNYNVIVKDYLGDEITAEVTVNEAEALSLLMEDQKVYLGYETSCTTLQPKETVGGTAPFTYLWSTGEISESISVCPSETTSYSLEVTDANGCSITAEVTVEVEDISCGNNSRASKVTVCFNGKPLCVAPNAVPALLKNGASLGSCENENNLVIEETLVSPNPTRGETVVRIKSSKKTNAILKVINLSGRTLQEQEVLIEKGISGFNVNLGKVIPGLYIIKIEGRDFEGKTAKVIKN from the coding sequence ATGAAACGAAAACTACTCTTTAAAATCTTTTTCCCTCTTTTTCTGTTTTTTACAAATCTTGTGCTGTCTCAAGCAGTTTTCATTAATGAATTTCATTATGATAATGAGAGTACAGATGAAGGTGAGGCAATAGAAATTGCAGGCCCCGCCGGTACAGATCTTTCTTTGTACAGCATAGTATTGTACAATGGAGGAAACAACAGCGCCTACGGTACTTTTCCTTTAAGCGGATTGATACCAGATCAACAAAATGGATTTGGTACGTATGTTTTAACTTTCCCTACAAACGGACTCCAAAACGGCGCTCCAGATGGTTTTGCACTTGTCAAGGGAGAGGAAGTTATTCAATTTTTAAGCTATGAAGGTGTAATGACTGCAGAATATGGGCCTGCAACCGGAATGACAAGTGTAGATGTTGGAGTAGCTGAAGACGGGAACACACCCGTTGGTTATTCTCTTCAATTAGCCGGTGAAGGCCAGGATTATACTCAATTTACATGGCAGCCGGAGGCACAAAATACTTTTGGGAGCCTTAATAACAATCAGAGTTTTGGTGGCGATCCTGTTGAACCCCAACCTGAACCTGAACCAGAGCCCGAACCAGAATTACCACCGGCGCCTGCAGTGGATATAATTTTCATCAATGAAATACATTATGATAATGCCGGTGCAGACCAGCAAGAAGGCGTTGAAATCGCCGGAACTGCAGGAACCGATCTAAGTGGTTATCAAATACTTTTATATAACGGTTCAGCTACACAACTTAAGTTATATAATCCATCTACCACTTTGGAAGGAGTTATTCCCGCGCAGCAAAATGGGTTTGGAACAGTTTTCTTTCCAATTACAGGAATTCAAAATGGGGATCCAGATGGGATAGCTCTTGTTGATCCAGATGGTAATTTGTTGCAATTTTTAAGCTACGGTGGGACATTTGTTCCGGTAGATGGTCCTGCAGCAGGAATTGAAAGTACAGATATAGGGGTGAAGCAAACTTCTTCTACTCCTATTGGATATTCTCTTCAGCTTACGGGAGAGGGTAGTTCATATGCTGATTTTACCTGGGCACCTGAAGCTCAGAAAACTTATAGCGCAGTTAATACCGGGCAAACCTTCCTTTCACCTGAGCCGGTTTTATTCATCAATGAATTTCATTATGACACTGCAGGTACAGATTCTGGTGAAGCCATAGAAGTGGCCGGTACTGCAGGCCTGGATCTTTCAGATTATAGTATTATTCTTTATAATGGAAGTAATGGTGCTTCTTATGCAACCATTCCTCTTGAAGGGATTCTGGAAAATCAGCAATCGGGATATGGTACTAAACAATTTACCCATGCAGGTATTCAAAATGGAGCTCCAGATGGTTTTGCCCTTGTAAAAGGAGAAGAAGTTATTCAGTTCTTAAGTTATGAAGGGGTTTTTACAGCCACCAATGGTCCTGCAAACGGATTGGAAAGTACAGATGTAGGAGTTTCAGAAAATTCTGCTCCTGTCGGAACTTCCCTTCAGCTTGGCGGAAACGGATTCAAATATGAAGATTTTACCTGGCAGGAGTCTCTTTCCAATACATTTGGGAATGTAAATACAAACCAGTCCTTTGGGGGTGCAGTGGTAGAACCGGAGCCGGAAGTTCCAGGGGAACCCGGCACTATTGCTTATGCACGTGCTGCAGAGCTGGGTACAAAATTAACGATCACCGGTACTTTAACCGTTGCTTCTGAATTTGGAAATACTGCCTTTATACAAGATGAAACCGGTGGGATTGCAATTTTTGGAAACCTTGTTACTGAAGCCGGTTTATATAAAATAGGAGATAGCTTAAGGATTACTGGAAGCAGGGCGGTTTTCAATGACCTTGTACAGATCTCAGACCTTGAAAGCGTGGAATACCTTGGAGAGGCTAATGAACCAATTGAGCCAAAAAGCATTAGCCTTTCTCAATTGGAAGCACACAGAGGACAATTGGTGAAAATTACCGATATGGTATTTCCCGGCCCTGGTCAGCTTTTCTTCGGAAATTCAAATTATCTTGTTTCCGATGCTAGCGGAGAAGGTGAACTAAGGATTACATCAACTGTTGATGGCCTTGTTGGAAAATTACAGCCAGTAACCTGCGCAGAGGTTGTTGGAGTAGTGGGTCGCTTTAGAACCACTAACCAATTACAACCAAGAAATGAAGAGGATCTTCCTTGTGCAGAACCTTATGACCCCACTTTTCCGGGTTCAGAGATCTCTAAAGAATTCACTTTTGATGCGGTGACCTGGAATATAGAATGGTTTGGTGATGAAGCAAATTCCCCGGCTGCCAGGAATGAAAATTCAGATGAGATCCAGAAGGAAGCGGTAAAAGCAATTTTATTAGAACTCGATGCCGATGTGATCGCTGTTCAGGAAATTTCAGATGAGGTTCTTTTTGAGCAAATGGTAGGTGAAATGGAAGGTTACGACTTTATTCTTTCAGACGCCACTTCTTATCCCGATAGCCCGGGTGGTCAAAAAGTTGGGTTTATTTATAAATCAGAAACTGTTTCTGTACAAGCTTCCCGTCCTATGATGACTTCTGTTCATCCCTTTTATGAGGGTGATGGTTCTTTATTCCAGGATTATCCGGAAAGTGCCGATAGATTTTTTGCCAGCGGGAGATTACCCTTTTTAATGGAGGCAGAGGTAACTATTGATGGTCATAAGGAAGAAATGAAATTCATAGCCTTACACGCAAGAGCAAATGGGAGCACAGGAGCCCAGGGTAGATATGATATGAGAAAATATGATGTAGAGGTTTTAAAAGATTCTCTGGACAGGTATTTTTCAAATGACAGGGTGATGATCCTTGGAGATTATAATGATGATGTGGATTTCACTGTAGCCAATGTAAGTACCACGGTTTCCACCTATGACAGTTATTTGGATGATACAGCAAATTATTCGGTTTTAACCTCAATTTTGAGTGAAGAAGGGTATAGGTCATATGCCATTGGAGATTATGATGATATGATCGACCATATTATGGTAACCGATGAACTTTTTGATAATTATATTGAAGGTTCCGCCCGGGTGCATTATGAATTTTATACAAGTGATTTTGTTTATACAGCCTCAGACCATTTTCCTGTTTCTGTGCGATTAAAACATAAGGGCTTGACCTTAACTGCTGTGGAGGTAAATGATGCGACCTGTAATGGAAGTGAGACAGGTACAGCTACGGTGTTTGTAACCGGTGGTATTGCACCCTATACTTACAGCTGGAGCAACGGGCAGGAAACACAAACCGCAACCTCGCTGCCAGCAGGAAATTACAATGTGATTGTTAAGGATTATCTTGGAGATGAAATTACTGCTGAGGTCACTGTAAATGAGGCTGAAGCCCTTTCACTCTTGATGGAAGATCAAAAGGTTTATCTGGGATATGAAACTTCTTGTACCACTCTTCAGCCCAAAGAAACAGTAGGAGGGACGGCACCTTTCACATATTTATGGAGTACAGGGGAAATTTCAGAAAGCATTTCAGTATGTCCTTCAGAAACTACTTCTTATAGCCTTGAGGTTACAGATGCAAATGGATGTAGTATTACTGCTGAAGTTACGGTGGAGGTTGAAGATATCTCCTGCGGAAATAATTCCCGGGCCTCAAAAGTTACCGTTTGTTTCAATGGTAAACCCCTATGTGTAGCTCCCAATGCAGTACCTGCTTTACTGAAGAATGGAGCTTCCCTGGGAAGTTGTGAAAATGAAAACAATCTTGTTATTGAAGAAACCCTGGTCTCTCCAAATCCTACAAGAGGTGAAACAGTTGTAAGAATTAAAAGCTCAAAGAAAACAAATGCCATCCTGAAGGTAATTAATTTGAGCGGACGAACTTTACAGGAGCAGGAAGTACTCATTGAAAAGGGAATTTCAGGATTTAACGTAAATTTGGGAAAGGTTATTCCGGGGCTCTACATTATTAAAATTGAAGGTCGCGACTTTGAAGGAAAGACCGCTAAGGTTATTAAGAATTAA